The Leptolyngbya sp. 'hensonii' sequence AACCTGCTTAGAAAATAACTCTGTCCTATCTGATGCGGATGATTCAGGTGTCATTGCTCTCCCGTTTGAAGAGTTGGTGCAATTGCTCAGTCTGGCTGAACAGGGGCGATTGAAAAAATTGACTGAAGCAGTGAAACGGATTGAGCAATCTAATAGCAGCTATACTCCGTTTGTACAACAGATTCTGAAATTAGCTCAGGAATTTCAGATTGGGAGAATAGAACAGTTGCTGCAGGATCAAATCCGTCATTACTGGGGAAAGGGAGAAAGCCGTGATCACGTCTGATTTGATTCTGGTGGTTGACGATACCCCGGCAAACCTGTCCGTTATCTCTGAGGTGCTGGCAGAGGCTGGTTTTGAGGTTGCAATTGCAACAGATGGGGATATGGCGCTCAAAAAAGTGCAGCATGTCTCTCCCAGTCTGATTTTACTGGATGTCATGATGCCTAAGATGGATGGCTTTGAAGCCTGCCGTCACCTGAAAGCTGCAGAAACCACCCGAAATATTCCAGTCATTTTTATGACTGCTCTGTCCGAGGCTGCAGATAAGGTCCGAGGATTTGAGCTGGGGGCTGTAGACTATATTACAAAACCATTTCAGGAAGAAGAGGTCTTAGCCCGAGTTAAAACCCATTTGAAGTTGCGTCATCTGAATCAAGCCCTGGAACAGCGAACCACAGAGTTGATGGCCACCCTGGAACAGCTCCAGCAGTCTCAGATGCAAGTGGTGCAAAACGAAAAGATGTCCAGTCTGGGACAAATGGTGGCCGGAATAGCCCATGAAATCAATAATCCGATTAACTTCATTCATGGCAATCTCAACTATATCCAGGACTATATGCAAAGCCTGTTACAGCATGTGCAATTGTATCAAACGCACTATCCCAATCCAGTGCTTGAGATTCAACAGCAGGCAGCGGCGATCGATCTGGAGTTTTTGCAAGAAGATTCGATCAAAATCCTGAAGTCCATGCATATAGGGAGTGATCGAATTCGCCAGATTGTTTTATCCTTACGCAACTTCTCCCGCATTGATGAGGCCGAATTTAAAGCTGTAGATCTGCATGAGGGCATTGAAAGTACCCTATTGATTTTGCAACATCGCTTGAAAGATCGACCCGATCATCCCCGAATTGAAATTATCAGAGACTATCATCCCTTACCCCTGGTAGCCTGCTATCCCGGACATCTGAATCAGGTGTTTATGAATATTCTGGTCAATGCCCTTGATGCGATCGAAGAGGCCCATGCCCAGGGATTGAAACTAGGGTGTCAGCATGGCTCTGGACAGATCACCATTCGCACCGCTGTGGAACAGGAGTGGGTGA is a genomic window containing:
- a CDS encoding response regulator, which encodes MITSDLILVVDDTPANLSVISEVLAEAGFEVAIATDGDMALKKVQHVSPSLILLDVMMPKMDGFEACRHLKAAETTRNIPVIFMTALSEAADKVRGFELGAVDYITKPFQEEEVLARVKTHLKLRHLNQALEQRTTELMATLEQLQQSQMQVVQNEKMSSLGQMVAGIAHEINNPINFIHGNLNYIQDYMQSLLQHVQLYQTHYPNPVLEIQQQAAAIDLEFLQEDSIKILKSMHIGSDRIRQIVLSLRNFSRIDEAEFKAVDLHEGIESTLLILQHRLKDRPDHPRIEIIRDYHPLPLVACYPGHLNQVFMNILVNALDAIEEAHAQGLKLGCQHGSGQITIRTAVEQEWVKIAIADNGLGMPEKVCQQLFNPFFTTKPIGKGTGLGLSISYQIITKKHQGKLECFSQPGKGTEFVIQIPIRQVGHNGSKSDVSLLEQSLLM